One window of Marmota flaviventris isolate mMarFla1 chromosome 5, mMarFla1.hap1, whole genome shotgun sequence genomic DNA carries:
- the Cox7c gene encoding cytochrome c oxidase subunit 7C, mitochondrial — protein sequence MLGQSIRRFTTSVVRRSHYEEGPGKNLPFSVENKWRLLVMMTLYFGSGFAAPFFIVRHQLLKK from the exons ATGTTGGGACAGAGCATTCGGCGGTTCACCACTTCGGTCGTCCGTCGGAGCCACTATGAGGAGGGTCCCGGGAAG AATTTGCCATTTTCAGTGGAAAACAAGTGGCGCTTACTGGTTATGATGACCTTATACTTTGGATCAGGATTTGCTGCCCCTTTCTTCATAGTAAGACACCAACTGCTTAAGAAGTAA